TTCCAACAGCAATTTGTCTTTCTCTTTCCTCATGTTTGAACCATTGTTTGATACGGGACCTGGCACGGCTTGTTTTAACAAATTTTAGCCAGTCTCGGCTTGGTTTTTGATGAGGGGAGGTCTCAACACGCACGACATCCCCTGTCTCAAGCTTGTAATCAAGAGGCACTAACTTTTCATTAACATAGGCCCTTACACAGCGATGTCCTATTTCTGTATGAATACTATAGGCAAAGTCAACTGGTGTGGAATCAACAGGTAGAACAATTACATCCCCTTTAGGGGTAAAAACATAGATTTCCTCTGGGAAGAGATCAAGCTTTAAGGATTCCAGAAATTCCCGTGGGTGTTTAAGTTCCCTCTGAAGTTCTATAAGCTTAGCAATCCACTCAAATTGTTTGTATTTTGAGGAATCAACGACTGCGCCCTCTTTGTATAAAAAGTGAGCGGCAATTCCCTCATTGGCAATTTTATCCATATATTCAGTGCGGATTTGGATCTCAATTTTTTTCCCATCAGGTCCTATAACTGTAGTGTGGAGGCTTTGATACATATTTGGTTTAGGAAGGCTGATATAATCTTTAAATCTTCCGGGCACGGGTTTCCAGAGGGAATGCACAAGTCCCAGGGTTTTATAGCATTCTTCAATAGAATTTACAATTATTCTAAACCCAATCAGATCATAGATTTGATCAAGATCATTTATAGTAAGATTATATTTTTGAAGTTTACGATAGACACTATAGAGATGTTTTACCCTTCCCAGAACCTCACCTTTTATGTGATTTTCTTTGAGGAGGTTAGTTAATATTTCTTTTACCTTTTCAACAAAACCTTTTGCCTCTTTTATTCTTTTTTCAACCTCTATCTTGAGTTTCCTATAATCTTCAGGATAGAAATATTTAAAAGAGAGGTCTTCAAGTTCTGTTTTAACCCAATCAATACCGAGTCTACCAGCTAAGGGTGCATAAATCTCAAGGGTTTCCTGAGCAATTCTTTTTTGTTTATGTTCTGGCATGGCCTCTAAGGTTCTCATATTGTGAAGTCTGTCTGCCAGTTTGACTAAAATGACCCTGAGGTCTTTAGCCATGGCAAGTAAGATCTTTCTTAAGTTTTCTGCCTGTTTGGTAATTTTATCCGAATAACCTGGTAAATTTTTAAGCTTGGTTACTCCTTCAACAATGGTGGCTACATCTTTGCCAAATTCCTTTTCAATGGTTTCAATGGGGAATTGACAATCTTCCACTGCATCGTGAAGAAATCCAGCGGCAATAGTGGGAAGATCAAGCTTCATTTGAGCAAGAATGAAAGCAACTTCCATAGGATGGGCTAAATAGGGCTCACCTGATTTTCTAATCTGACCATCATGCAGCTTGGCAGCCCATTCATAGGCTTTTTCAACAAGACGCGTATTAACACCAGGTAGATAGCTCTGTATCTGATCTAATATTTTGCCCAAAGAAACCTGACTTTCTATCATATAGTTTAATATTAAATCTAAATCTAAAATTAAAAAACATCAAGAGAGTGTTTGCGTCCATATCTTTTGAGGCTCTATAGGATTTTTTCTTAGGGCGCAACACAAATTAAATCTCTCCACATACCCATTCCCCTTCGGAAAGAAAGGATAAATAATCTGCAAAATCTTTCCTTAAGTAGAGGTTTAAAATTTTAAACCCCTACATGGGGCTTATGATTTTTCTATTTGCAAAAGGAGTTTTCTGGATATTTTCGGCAAAATTGTGAGATTTCTTCAGAGAGAAGCCCCTTAGTTTCAAGCTCTGCCTGTTTTAATT
This window of the Caldimicrobium thiodismutans genome carries:
- a CDS encoding RelA/SpoT family protein, with product MIESQVSLGKILDQIQSYLPGVNTRLVEKAYEWAAKLHDGQIRKSGEPYLAHPMEVAFILAQMKLDLPTIAAGFLHDAVEDCQFPIETIEKEFGKDVATIVEGVTKLKNLPGYSDKITKQAENLRKILLAMAKDLRVILVKLADRLHNMRTLEAMPEHKQKRIAQETLEIYAPLAGRLGIDWVKTELEDLSFKYFYPEDYRKLKIEVEKRIKEAKGFVEKVKEILTNLLKENHIKGEVLGRVKHLYSVYRKLQKYNLTINDLDQIYDLIGFRIIVNSIEECYKTLGLVHSLWKPVPGRFKDYISLPKPNMYQSLHTTVIGPDGKKIEIQIRTEYMDKIANEGIAAHFLYKEGAVVDSSKYKQFEWIAKLIELQRELKHPREFLESLKLDLFPEEIYVFTPKGDVIVLPVDSTPVDFAYSIHTEIGHRCVRAYVNEKLVPLDYKLETGDVVRVETSPHQKPSRDWLKFVKTSRARSRIKQWFKHEERERQIAVGKELILRELKKYNYSLNDFQREPLFAELLQKLGLKSSEELFVLLGTGKLNPKQVIKSYSEINKGFPKIEEAPHEVISYHKVPETKIPEKKPGLSLVADGSSDLLFHLAQCCRPIPGDEVVGYITRGKGISVHRTDCPNLADLDPERIIEVKWEKPDGKTYPAHLYVVSLDRKGLLANVSSAIASAEGNILKAEVKTTPDKKAFFEIYVEVSDRGHLDKVIANISKVEGVLKVERKLV